A region of the Gemmatimonadaceae bacterium genome:
GCTCCTAGTGCACTCCCGAGCGAACAGCGCGAACATCCGCGTTGGTTTGGTGCGAGCTCACGCGTTTTGGTTCGCACTGCACGACGGGTGTGCGCTACGCTCACGCGATGCTTGCTTCGGTGCAGTCTGCGGCGGTGCAGGGGATCGACGCGTACGGTGTGACCGTCGAGGTGGACGCCGCGCAGGGGCTGCCGGTGTGGACGATCGTGGGGCTCGCGGTGGGCGGAGTGAAGGAAAGCCGCGAGCGCGTGGCGGCGGCGCTCGTTAACTCGGGCTTCGTCGTACCGCACAAGCGGATCACTGTCAATCTCGCGCCGGCCGATCGTCGCAAGGAAGGCACCGCGTTCGACCTGCCGATCGCGATGGGAATTCTCGTTGCCACGGGCCAGCTGCCCGCCGCGGCGGTGGAGAACGTCGTCGTCGTGGGCGAGCTGGGTCTGGACGCATCGGTGAGGCCGGTGCGCGGCGCGCTGCCGATCGCGCGGTACGTCGCGCGGTGCGCACCCAAGTGTACGCTCGTGCTTCCTCCGGCGAACGTCGCCGAGGCGGCGCGAGTCAGCAGGCTCGCGCTCGCGGCGCCGGCTACGCTGGGACGGCTGGTGAGCGAGCTGCGCGCCGGTGAGCTCGTCGCGCCCGAGCGGCCGGTGGCGAACGTGGCGCCGCGTGACGTGTGCGACTTCAGCGACGTGGTCGGGCAGGAATCGGCCAAGCGCGCGCTCGAGGTCGCCGCGGCGGGGAGGCACAACGTGCTGATGGTGGGACCGCCGGGCACCGGAAAGACGATGCTGGCGCGCCGGCTGCCCACGGTTTTGCCGGAGCTAACCGAAGAGGAAGCGCTCGAGGTGGTCGCGATCCATTCAGTCGCCGGCGCGCTCAGCGCTGAGGCGGCGGTGACTCCACAGCGGCCGTTCAGGGCGCCGCACCACTCCATCTCCGGCGCCGGGTTGATAGGCGGCGGCAGCTCGCCGCGGCCGGGCGAAGTGAGTCTCGCGCACCACGGCGTGCTGTTCCTGGACGAGCTGCTGGAGTTTCCGCGGCACGTGCTGGAGTCGCTGCGCCAGCCGCTGGAGGACGCGCGCGTCGTCATCGCCCGGGCGTCGAGCTCGGTAAGCTACCCGGCGCGGTTCACGCTCGTTGGGGCGATGAACCCCTGCCCGTGCGGGCACGCGGGAGATCCCGCGGGCGCGTGCACCTGTACGCCGGCTGACGTCGCGCGCTATAGGTCGCGGCTGTCCGGACCGTTGCTGGACCGGGTGGACATGCACGTCACCGTGGGCGCCGTGCCGGTGCGCGAGCTGGGGAACGGCGGGGCGGGAGAATCGTCCGCCGCGATGCGCCACCGGGTCGCGGCGGCGCACGCCAGACAGCGGCGGAGATACGGGAAGATTTTCGGCGATCGCGCCAACGCGCACGTGCCGGGTCGATGGATGAGTGCAAACACGAAGATCTCGCCGGACGCCCGCGCGCTGCTGGAAACGGCGTCCGAGAGACTCCCGCTCTCCGCGCGCGGCTATCATCGCGTCATCAAGGTCGCGCGGACGATCGCCGACCTCGACGGCGACGCGGCCGTCCAGGCGCCGCACGTCGCCGAGGCCCTGCGGTACCGCGCGCCCGCAACTCGGCAGCTGACTGGCTAGACCTTCACCTGCGATTGCGGACTGAGGCCGCAAAGTCCTGAGTCCTCAGTCCGAGGCAAAACCCACATGGCGTGACTGAGCCCCCACGCGTCTAGGCGCCGCACGGCCGGACGGGGGAATATCTTTCACACGGCTTCTCTCCCTGCACCAGGAAACCGACATGCTCGGCTGCGTTCGCAAGCTTGGCTGCCTAGTGATCCTCGCCGTCGCCCTCGCGGCCGCGTACTTCTGGTGGGCGCGCGGGCCCGACGACGAGGCCGCCGCGCCCGGCGTCCGGGCAGTCGTCTGGGAGCCGCTCAGTCCCGCGCTCGGCGCGCAGGGCAGGGCCGCCGTCGACGCGCTCGGCGCGGGCCAGGCCTACGCCGCGCTCTCGGCCGGGCAGGTGGCGTCGTACATCTTCCTCGAGATGGCCAACGGACTCCCGAAGAGCGCGGAGGATCTGGAGGCCGCGGTGATAGGCGATCGCCTCGCCGTGCGCGGGCTCGTGTCGCTCGCCGACATCGGCGGAGCGAAGATCCTCGGGCCGCTGGCGCGGATTCTCAGCGACCGAGACACGCTCCTGCTCAGCGGAACGATGAACGTGCTCGCAACCGGCGAAGGGCAGTTCATCGTCCGGGAGCTGCGGTTCGGCAGCTTTCGCGCCCCGTCCGGGATCATCCCGCGCATCGTCCGCCAGATCGACAAGACCGAGGACCGCGGCCCGATGGCGCCCAGCGCCATCTCGGTGCCGCTGCCGCCCGGCGTCGCGGACGTGCGCGTCGGGGGCGGAGTCGTGACGCTGTACAGACAGTCGCAGTGAGCGCCGCGCGCGCGCGGGATGGCGAATCCCGGGGCGCGGCGGACGGGCCGGCCGCGCGCAGAGTTCTGATCGTGGACGACGAGCAGGGAATTCGCGCGGCGCTCGGCCAGCTGCTCGAGTACGATGGCTACAAGGTGCGCGCGGAGTCGAATGCCACCGACGGGCTGACCGCGTTCACGCAGTGGAGGCCGCATCTCGTGTTTCTCGACGTGAAGATGGCCGGGGTCGACGGACTCGAGGCGCTCAAGCGGATGCGGGCGCAGGACGACACCGTTCCGATCGTGATGATCAGCGGGCACGCCACCATCCAGACCGCCGTCGAGGCGACGCAGCTCGGCGCGTACGACATCATGGAGAAGCCGCTCGACACGGACCGGATTCTCGTCACGCTGCGGAACGCGCTGGCGCACCTCGAACTGAAGGAGGAGAACACCCGCCTGAAGGAGGCGATCGGCTCCAGCTACGAGATCGTCGGCGAATCGGCCGCGATCCGCGCGCTGCTCGAGAAGATCGAGAAGGTTGCGCCGACGCCCGCGCGGGTCCTGATCACCGGCGAGAACGGGACGGGGAAGGAGCTGGTCGCGCGTGCACTGCACAAGCGCTCGCCGCGCGCTTCGGCCCCGTTCGTCGAGGTCAACTGCGCGGCGATTCCGAGCGAGCTGATCGAGAGCGAGCTGTTCGGCCACGTCAAAGGCTCCTTCACCGGAGCGCTCACCGACCGGACCGGCAAGTTCGAGCAGGCGAACCGCGGTACGCTCTTCCTCGACGAGATCGGCGACATGAGCCTCGCGGCGCAGGCGAAGGTGCTGCGCGTGCTGCAGGACGGCGTGCTGACGCGCATCGGCGGGTCCAAGCCGATCTCCGTCGACGTTCGCGTGATCGCCGCGACGAACAAGAACGTCGAAGCGGAGATCTCGGCAGGGCGGTTCCGCGAGGACCTGTACTACCGAGTCAACGTCGTCCCGATTCACGTCCCGCCCCTGCGCGAGCGCAAGGAAGACATTCCGCTGCTCATCCGGTACTTCGTTGCGGGCATCGCCATGCGGGAGAACGCGCCGGCGCGCGAGTTCACCGAGGAAGCGGTAGCCAAGCTCAAGGCGCTGGACTGGCCGGGGAACGTGCGCGAGCTGCGCAACACGGTGGAGCGTCTTTTGATCCTGGCGCCGGGCCCGGCGATCACGGGCGCGGACGTGGACAGGCTCGTCACCTCACGCACGACCGCCGATGACAAGAGCGGCAGCGCACTGCTCCAGGCGGACACGTTCGAGTCGTTCAGGGACGCGGCGGAGCGCGCGTACCTGCTCTCGAAGCTGCGCCAGTTCGACTGGAACGTGTCGGAGACCGCGCGCGTGATCGACATGCCACGGTCGAACCTGTACAAGAAGATCGAGCGTTACGGGCTCTCGCGCGAAGAAGGCTAGAACTCACACGGCGAAGACTCACATGAAACAGTTCAACAACTTCATAGCGGGCCGCTGGTCGGCTCCCGACGGCGGCGAGTATTTCGAGAACCGCAACCCTGCCGACCCGGCCGACGTCATAGGCGAGTTTCCGCTCTCCGGGCGCGCGGAAGTCGCGCGCGCGGTGGAGAGCGCAAGGCGCGGCTTCGACGCCTGGCGCAGGTGGCCGGCGCCGGCGCGCGGGGACGTGCTCAAGCGCGTGGGCGACAGCATGACGTCGCGCAAGGAAGAGATCGCCGACGCGATGACGCGCGAGATGGGGAAGCCGCTGGTCGAGACGCGCGGCGACGTGCAGGAAGGGATCGACACCGCGTACTACGCCTCGAGCGAAGGGCGCCGGCTGTTCGGGCACACCGTGCCGAGCGAGCTGCGCAACAAGTGGGCGATGAGCTTCCGCCGCCCGATCGGCGTGGCCGGGATCATCTGCCCGTTCAACTTCCCGCTCGCGATCCCGACGTGGAAGATGTTCCCCGCGCTGGTGTGCGGGAACGCGTGCATCTTCAAGCCCGCGGAAGACGTCCCGCACACCGGCACCCTGCTGGTGGAGATCATGCTGGAGGCGGGACTGCCGCCCGAGGCCATCCAGTTGGTGCACGGCATGGGCGAGACCGCGGGCGCGGCGATCGTCGAGCATCCGGAGATCCCGCTGATCTCGTTCACCGGCTCGACCGAGACCGGGCGCATCGTCGGCGAGACGTGCGGCCGGATGCACAAGCGCCTGTCGCTGGAGATGGGCGGGAAGAACGCGCAGATCGTGCTGGACGACGCCAACCTCGACCTCGCGCTCGAGGGCGCGCTGTGGGGCGCGTTCGGCACGACGGGGCAGCGGTGCACCGCGACCAGCCGGCTGATCCTGCAGAGCGGGATCCACGACGAGTTCGTGGGGATGCTCCTCGCCCGCGCCCGCTCGCTCAAGCTGGGCGACGGCCGCAGGGAAGGGACCGACGTCGGCCCGCTGATCAACGAAGCGGCGCGCGAGAAGGTCGAGCGGTACGTGGACGTCGGCGTGGAGGACGGCGCCGACATGCTCTGCGGCGGGCGGCGCGCCGAGGACGCGGGCGACGGCTGGTTCTTCCAGCCTACCATCTTCGCCCGCGTGGAGCCCGAGCACCGGATCGCGCAGGAGGAGATCTTCGGCCCGGTGCTGTCCGTGATCCGCGTGCGCACGGTGGACGAGGCGTTCACGGTGAACAACGGGGTGAAGTACGGGCTGTCTTCGTCGGTGTACACTAACAGCGTCAACGTGGCGTTCCGCGCGCTGAACGAGCTGGACAACGGCATCACCTACGTGAACGCGCCGACGATCGGGGCCGAGGCACATCTGCCGTTCGGCGGGGTAAAGCAGACCGGCAACGGGCACCGCGAGGGCGGCTGGGAAGTGTACGAGTTCTATTCGGAGACGAAGGTGGGCTACGTGGACTTTTCGGGCACGCTGCAGCGCGCGCAGATCGACAACTATGCGGGGAGTCCGACCTGACCAACAGCTATTGGCTATTGGCTGTTGGCTCTTAGCCTGTTGCGGAGAACGGGAACTGCAAGTCCATGGGGTAGTTAGTAGTTATCAGTAGCCAATAGCCAATAGCCAATAGCCAATAGCCAATAGCCAACAGCTCCCAGCGCTTGCTTCTATTTCCCAGTTCCGATTAATTCAAGCGAGATGCAACCAGTAATCGACGACCGCCGCCGGAACGACGCGCTCCGCAGTCTGAATCACCGCTCTTCGCGCCCGCGCGCCCGGTTCTTCCGCGAGTGGCTGAAGTCGGTCGTCATCGCGATGGCGCTGTTCCTCGTGCTGCGCTCCACCCTGGTGGAGGCGTACAAGATCGCCAGCGGGAGCATGGAGGGGACGCTGTTCGCGGGCGACTTCCTCATCGTGAACAAGCTCGTCTACGGCGCGGAGCTGCCGTTCGTCAACGCGCGGATCCCCGGCTTCCGCGAGCCCGAGCGCGGCGACGTGATCATCTTCCAGGCGCCGCAGGACCCGCGGCAGAGCTTCGTCAAGCGCGTCGTCGGCACGCCCGGCGACACCCTCGCGATGCGGGACGGGCGGCTGTACCGCAACGGGTCGTACGTGCACGAGCCGTACGCGGTGCACACGCACCGCCGCGTCCGCGCGGCGCGGCACGAGTTCGAGTGGCAGCTCGCGCATCTGGTGGGCGGAGCCTCGCGCGACTACGCGGCGACGCGCGACGACTGGGGTCCGCTCGTCGTCAAGTCGAAGAACTACTTCGTGCTCGGCGACAATCGCGACAACTCGCAGGACAGCCGCTACTGGGGATTCGTCCCGGACACGCTGGTGCGCGGCCAGCCGGTGTTCGTGTATTACAGCTACGACTCGGAAAGTCCGGCGCGCGAGCAGAACGGCTCCCGCGTGCGCTGGGCACGGGTAGGCTCACGCGTACACTGAGGGGCGTGGCGATGCCGACTCCAGTCCGCACGCCGGCCACTCACCGCCACACCGCATGAGCGCGATGCGGCCGCACCGCAAGCCCTCGTCCGACGAAGGGTCGCTGGACCAGTACCTCCGCGACATCAGCGTGTATCCGCTCATCACGCGCGAGCAGGAGGTGGAGCTCGCCAAGCGGATCCGCAAGACCGATCAGGAGGCCCTCGACACGCTCGTGCGCTCGAACCTCCGCTTCGTCGTCTCGGTCGCGAAGAAGTACCAGAACCAGGGCGTGTCGCTCCCCGACCTGATCAACGAAGGCAACCTCGGCCTCATCCGCGCGGCGCACAAGTTCGACGAGACGAAGGGGATCAAGTTCATCTCGTACGCGGTGTGGTGGATCCGCCAGGCGATCCTGCAGGCACTGGCCGAGCAGTCGCGCATCGTGCGCGTCCCGCTGAACCGCGCCGGCACGCTGCACCGCATCGGCAAGCGTGCCAGCTCCCTGCTGCAGGAGCTCGGCCGCGAGCCGACGCACGAGGAGATCGCCGAAGGGATGGACATCACCGAGGAGGAAGTCGCCAAGACGATGTCGATCTCGCAGACGCACCTCTCGCTCGACGCGCCGATGACGCCGGGCGAGGACAACAAGCTGCTCGACTACCTTCCCGACACGCTCAACCCCACACCCGACGAGCAAACGCTGGAGAAGGCGCTGACCGACGCGGTGCAGGAGTCGCTGTCGCAGCTCAAGGAGCGCGAGGCGAAGATCCTCCGGCTGTACTTTGGCTTGGGGGAGTCCGAGCCGATGACACTGGAGGAGATAGGGGCGGTGCTCGGGATCACTCGTGAGCGGGTAAGGCAGATCAAGGAGAAGGCGCTGTCGCGGCTGCGGCATGCTTCGAGGAAGCGGGCGCTGGAGTCGTTTCTAGGCTAGGCCGCGTGACCGGCTCCGAGAGCGGCCCGGCGGAATCCAGGCAGTTAGCTCTGAGCCGTTGGCCGTCAGCGGTCAGTAACCGACATATCGGACGTTCCATGGATTTGGCCGGCAAAATCCGCTGCACGTCCGAATCGCAGTTGCTGACGGCTAAGAGCTGAATGCTCAAAGCTCACGGCCTGGATTCCCCATCCAAATTCCTGGACCCACCGTAACGATGCGGAAGCTAGTCGTGCTCATGTTCACAGCTTTTGTGGACATGGTCGGCCTGGTGATGGTCCTCCCCCTCCTCCCGTTCTACGCCACGGAATTCGGCGCGGACGCGCTGATGGTGGGCCTGCTGGTCTCCGCATTCTCCATCGCGCAGCTGCTGAGCGCGCCGTTCTGGGGCAGGTTGTCGGACATCCGCGGCCGGCGGCCCGCGATTCTCACCGGGCTGCTCGTCTCCGCGGTCGCGTACGTCATCTTCGCGTACGCGGGATCGCTCCTGTTGCTGCTGCTGTCGCGGCTCGTGCAGGGTTTCGGCGGCGGGACGATCGGCGTCGTGCAGGCCTACGTCGCCGACGCGAGCGAGCCGCACGATCGCGCGAAGGCTTTGGGCTGGCTATCGGCCGCCACCAGCCTCGGCGCGGTAGTCGGGCCCGCGCTCGGCTCGTTGCTCGTGCGCTTCTACGGTCGCAGCGCGCCCGGGCTCGCCGCCGCGGGACTGTGCGTGGCGGTCGCGATCTTCGCCTGGAAGTACCTCGGCGAAGCGCGCGAGTCGCTGACCGATTCCGACACACACCCGGCAACGCACCCGGCAACCAGCGGCGGCGCGATCACGCGCGTCCTCCGCAGTCCGCTCGAGCCCGCGTCGCGGCTCATCTGGATCTACGCGATCGCGATCGGCGCGTTCTACGGAACGGTGCCGGTGCTCCCTCTGCTGCTCGCCGACCGGCTCGCGGTGACCGAGACGACCATCGGGTACTTGTTCATGTACCTGGGCGGAATGGGGCTCGTCATCCGCTCGACAATCCTCGGGCCGATGGTGGAGCGTCTCGGCGAAATCCGCCTGTGCAGGCTCGGCCTCGCGCTCCTGGCGACGGGACTGGCGCTGCTATGGGTGACGTTCACGTATCCGGTGCTGTTCGTGTCGCTCACGCTGATGCCGCTCGGGACCGCGTTCACGTTTCCGTGCGTGACGTCGCTGCTCACGCGCGCGATCCGCAGGCGGGAGCGCGGCCTGTACCTCGGCGTGCAGGCGAGCTTCGGCGGAGTGTCGCGGGTCGCGTTTCCGATAGCGGTGGGGTTGGCGATGGACCGGCTTGGCGCCGGCGTGGCGTACCTTATGGCTGGACTATTGGTCGGTGCGAGTGTCTGGCTTACAACTGCGCTGGATCTCCCGAGTGAAGGCTGACGGGATTCCCCTTGGAATATTCCAGGAGCCGGACATCTGAATAACTTTGATGACTATGGCCCAACAAAACTCTTTTGACGTCACCACCGGCGTCGACCTTCAGGAAGTGGACAACGCCGTCAACCAGGCGCAGAAGGAAATCGCGCAGCGGTACGACTTCAAGGACTCCAAGGCGTCGATCGACTTCAAGAAAACCGACGCTCTCATCACGCTCGTCGCCGACGACGACTTCAAGATGACGGCGCTGGTGGACGTGCTGCAGACGCGGCTCATCCGCCGCGGGATCTCGGTCAAGAACCTCGATCTCGGTGAGAACAGGACCGCCGGCGGGGACACGGTCACGCGTGACGTCAAGCTCAAGACCGCGCTCGACGGCGACACCGCCAAGAAGGTCGCGGCCGCGGTGAAGGAGGCGAAGCTCAAGAAAGTGCAGGCCAGCATCCAGGGCGACACGGTCCGTGTCACGTCCCCGTCGCGCGACGATCTGCAGGCGGCGATGGCGATGCTCCGGCAGAAAGACTTCGGGGTGGAGCTGAAGTTCGGGAATTACAGATGAAAGTCGGCGTCGTCACCCTCGGGTGCGACAAGAACACGGTGGACAGCGAGCGGTATCTGGCGAGACTCGGAGCCTACGGCGCGGTGCAGGCGGATAGCCTGGACGAAGCCGAGCTCATCGTTGTCAATACGTGCGGCTTCATCGACGCGGCCAAGGCCGAGTCGATCGACGCGATCGTGGACGCCGCGCGATACAAGACCGGCGGCGCGTGCCGCGCGCTCGTGGCGATCGGCTGCATGATCGAGCGGCACCGCGCGGAGCTGGAGTCGGAGCTGCCCGAGGTCGATCTCTTCCTCGGCACTTCCGACTCCGACCGGCTGGTTCCGGAGCTGGTTGCGCGCGGCGTGCTCGGCGGCGAGATGCTGGCGCATCCCGGAGTGCGGCAGTACATGGGCGACCTGCCGCACGTGCGCTACCTCAAGGTGAGCGAAGGGTGCGACCACGGCTGCGCGTTCTGCGCCATCCCGCTGATGCGCGGACGGCATCGCTCGTTTCCCCTGGATGAAGTCGTGCGCGAAGCGCAGCTGCTGGAGCTGGCCGGCGCGCGCGAGATCAACCTCGTGGCGCAGGACCTGGCGCACTACGGCCGTGACCTCCGCGACGGGGCCAATCTCGCTCTTCTGCTGGAAGCGCTCGCGCGCGAGACCACGATTCCCTGGATCAGAATGTTGTACCTGTACTCCGCGGGGATCACGCCGCCCTTGCTGGACGTGATCGCGCGCGAGCCGCGCATCGTGCGCTATCTCGACACGCCGATACAGCACGCGTCCGACGCCGTGCTCGCCCGCATGCGCCGGCCGGAGCGGGACCGGACGATCCGCGAAAAGGTCGCGCGCTTCCGCGACGCCATCCCGGACGTGGCCATCCGCACGACGTGCATCGTCGGATTTCCCGGCGAGACGGACGCGGACTTCGAGCACCTGCTGGATTTCCTGGAGGACGTCCGCTTCAACAGAGTCGGCGCGTTCACGTACTCCGCGCAGGAAGGCACGCGCGCCGCCGAGCTGCCCGACGACGTACCGGAGGCGTTGAAGCGCGAGCGGCTAGAGCGCCTCACGGAGCTGCAGCGCGCGATCAGCGCGGAGCAGAACGAGGATCGGGTCGGGAGACGCGCCGTCGCGCTGGTGGATCTGCCGGATCACGCGACCGGCACGTCGCGTGCGCGGCTGCAATGGCAGGCCGACGACATCGACGGAGTGACCTGGATCGATTCGGTGCAGCGCGCTGGATCGTTCGTGGAGGTCGCGATCACCGAGGTGCGCGACGATTTCGATTATCTCGCTACGGCTGTTCGGGAGCTGCCCGACACTTCCGCCCCGGCTCGCACCGTGCAGCCGAGCCGTTCGCTCCCGCTCGCTCCGGCAGGAGCGCACAGCTTTGGCCGGTAGCGACCGCTCGACCGCGCTGATGGACCGCGGCCGCGCGATCTTCCCCGGCGGCGTCAACTCGCCCGTGCGGGCGTTCGGCGGCGTCGGCGGCACGCCGGTGGTGATGGCGAGCGGGAAGGGCGCGCGCATCACAGACGTGGACGGCAACGAGTACGTGGATTACGTGCTGTCGTGGGGGCCGCTGGTGCTCGGGCACGCGCACCCGAACGTCGTCGCGGCGATCGCCGGGGCGGCGAGCCGCGGAACGAGCTTCGGCGCGCCGACCGAGCTGGAGGTCGAGCTGGGCGAGCTGGTGACCGCGCGAATGCCGCACGTCGAGATGCTGCGGTTCGTGTCGAGCGGAACGGAAGCGATGATGTCGGCGGTGCGGCTCGCTCGCGCATACACCGGGCGAAGCGCGTTCGTCAAGTTCGACGGCTGCTACCACGGCCACGCGGACTCGTTTCTCGTGCGGGCGGGCTCCGGCGTCGCGACGCTCGGACTGCCGAACTCGCCGGGCGTCCCGGAGCGGCTCGCCGCGCTGACCCTCGTCGCGCCGTTCAACGACGCCGACGCCGTCCGCGCGCTCGCGCGCGACTCCGTGGAGCCGATCGCGGCGATCATAGTCGAGCCCGTAGTGGGCAATGCGGGAATGATCCTGCCGAAGCCGGGTTTTCTCCAGGCGCTTCGGGAAATAGCGGACGAGACCGGCGCGCTGCTCGTATTCGACGAGGTGATGACGGGGTTCCGCGTCGCTCCGGGCGGAGCGGCCGCGTTGTACGACGTTCGCCCCGATCTCACCGCGCTCGGGAAAGTGATCGGCGGCGGGCTTCCGGTCGCGGCGTACGGCGGGCGGCGCGACATCATGGAGCGCGTCGCGCCGGCCGGCCCGGTCTACCAGGCGGGCACGCTGTCGGGCAATCCGCTCGCGATGGCCGCCGGCCTCGCGACCCTGCG
Encoded here:
- a CDS encoding sigma-54 dependent transcriptional regulator: MSAARARDGESRGAADGPAARRVLIVDDEQGIRAALGQLLEYDGYKVRAESNATDGLTAFTQWRPHLVFLDVKMAGVDGLEALKRMRAQDDTVPIVMISGHATIQTAVEATQLGAYDIMEKPLDTDRILVTLRNALAHLELKEENTRLKEAIGSSYEIVGESAAIRALLEKIEKVAPTPARVLITGENGTGKELVARALHKRSPRASAPFVEVNCAAIPSELIESELFGHVKGSFTGALTDRTGKFEQANRGTLFLDEIGDMSLAAQAKVLRVLQDGVLTRIGGSKPISVDVRVIAATNKNVEAEISAGRFREDLYYRVNVVPIHVPPLRERKEDIPLLIRYFVAGIAMRENAPAREFTEEAVAKLKALDWPGNVRELRNTVERLLILAPGPAITGADVDRLVTSRTTADDKSGSALLQADTFESFRDAAERAYLLSKLRQFDWNVSETARVIDMPRSNLYKKIERYGLSREEG
- the hemL gene encoding glutamate-1-semialdehyde 2,1-aminomutase, which gives rise to MAGSDRSTALMDRGRAIFPGGVNSPVRAFGGVGGTPVVMASGKGARITDVDGNEYVDYVLSWGPLVLGHAHPNVVAAIAGAASRGTSFGAPTELEVELGELVTARMPHVEMLRFVSSGTEAMMSAVRLARAYTGRSAFVKFDGCYHGHADSFLVRAGSGVATLGLPNSPGVPERLAALTLVAPFNDADAVRALARDSVEPIAAIIVEPVVGNAGMILPKPGFLQALREIADETGALLVFDEVMTGFRVAPGGAAALYDVRPDLTALGKVIGGGLPVAAYGGRRDIMERVAPAGPVYQAGTLSGNPLAMAAGLATLRALTPEVHRQIEARTTMLLDGLRQSATRLGVSFTSSQAGSMWGFFFSPGPVYDFDDAKRCDTAMYARFFHAALARGVYLAPSAFEAAFMSAAHTEADVSWTIQRLHEAMREARG
- a CDS encoding aldehyde dehydrogenase family protein; amino-acid sequence: MKQFNNFIAGRWSAPDGGEYFENRNPADPADVIGEFPLSGRAEVARAVESARRGFDAWRRWPAPARGDVLKRVGDSMTSRKEEIADAMTREMGKPLVETRGDVQEGIDTAYYASSEGRRLFGHTVPSELRNKWAMSFRRPIGVAGIICPFNFPLAIPTWKMFPALVCGNACIFKPAEDVPHTGTLLVEIMLEAGLPPEAIQLVHGMGETAGAAIVEHPEIPLISFTGSTETGRIVGETCGRMHKRLSLEMGGKNAQIVLDDANLDLALEGALWGAFGTTGQRCTATSRLILQSGIHDEFVGMLLARARSLKLGDGRREGTDVGPLINEAAREKVERYVDVGVEDGADMLCGGRRAEDAGDGWFFQPTIFARVEPEHRIAQEEIFGPVLSVIRVRTVDEAFTVNNGVKYGLSSSVYTNSVNVAFRALNELDNGITYVNAPTIGAEAHLPFGGVKQTGNGHREGGWEVYEFYSETKVGYVDFSGTLQRAQIDNYAGSPT
- a CDS encoding sigma-70 family RNA polymerase sigma factor; the protein is MSAMRPHRKPSSDEGSLDQYLRDISVYPLITREQEVELAKRIRKTDQEALDTLVRSNLRFVVSVAKKYQNQGVSLPDLINEGNLGLIRAAHKFDETKGIKFISYAVWWIRQAILQALAEQSRIVRVPLNRAGTLHRIGKRASSLLQELGREPTHEEIAEGMDITEEEVAKTMSISQTHLSLDAPMTPGEDNKLLDYLPDTLNPTPDEQTLEKALTDAVQESLSQLKEREAKILRLYFGLGESEPMTLEEIGAVLGITRERVRQIKEKALSRLRHASRKRALESFLG
- the lepB gene encoding signal peptidase I, which gives rise to MQPVIDDRRRNDALRSLNHRSSRPRARFFREWLKSVVIAMALFLVLRSTLVEAYKIASGSMEGTLFAGDFLIVNKLVYGAELPFVNARIPGFREPERGDVIIFQAPQDPRQSFVKRVVGTPGDTLAMRDGRLYRNGSYVHEPYAVHTHRRVRAARHEFEWQLAHLVGGASRDYAATRDDWGPLVVKSKNYFVLGDNRDNSQDSRYWGFVPDTLVRGQPVFVYYSYDSESPAREQNGSRVRWARVGSRVH
- a CDS encoding YifB family Mg chelatase-like AAA ATPase, whose product is MQSAAVQGIDAYGVTVEVDAAQGLPVWTIVGLAVGGVKESRERVAAALVNSGFVVPHKRITVNLAPADRRKEGTAFDLPIAMGILVATGQLPAAAVENVVVVGELGLDASVRPVRGALPIARYVARCAPKCTLVLPPANVAEAARVSRLALAAPATLGRLVSELRAGELVAPERPVANVAPRDVCDFSDVVGQESAKRALEVAAAGRHNVLMVGPPGTGKTMLARRLPTVLPELTEEEALEVVAIHSVAGALSAEAAVTPQRPFRAPHHSISGAGLIGGGSSPRPGEVSLAHHGVLFLDELLEFPRHVLESLRQPLEDARVVIARASSSVSYPARFTLVGAMNPCPCGHAGDPAGACTCTPADVARYRSRLSGPLLDRVDMHVTVGAVPVRELGNGGAGESSAAMRHRVAAAHARQRRRYGKIFGDRANAHVPGRWMSANTKISPDARALLETASERLPLSARGYHRVIKVARTIADLDGDAAVQAPHVAEALRYRAPATRQLTG
- a CDS encoding YajQ family cyclic di-GMP-binding protein, whose protein sequence is MAQQNSFDVTTGVDLQEVDNAVNQAQKEIAQRYDFKDSKASIDFKKTDALITLVADDDFKMTALVDVLQTRLIRRGISVKNLDLGENRTAGGDTVTRDVKLKTALDGDTAKKVAAAVKEAKLKKVQASIQGDTVRVTSPSRDDLQAAMAMLRQKDFGVELKFGNYR
- the rimO gene encoding 30S ribosomal protein S12 methylthiotransferase RimO, whose protein sequence is MKVGVVTLGCDKNTVDSERYLARLGAYGAVQADSLDEAELIVVNTCGFIDAAKAESIDAIVDAARYKTGGACRALVAIGCMIERHRAELESELPEVDLFLGTSDSDRLVPELVARGVLGGEMLAHPGVRQYMGDLPHVRYLKVSEGCDHGCAFCAIPLMRGRHRSFPLDEVVREAQLLELAGAREINLVAQDLAHYGRDLRDGANLALLLEALARETTIPWIRMLYLYSAGITPPLLDVIAREPRIVRYLDTPIQHASDAVLARMRRPERDRTIREKVARFRDAIPDVAIRTTCIVGFPGETDADFEHLLDFLEDVRFNRVGAFTYSAQEGTRAAELPDDVPEALKRERLERLTELQRAISAEQNEDRVGRRAVALVDLPDHATGTSRARLQWQADDIDGVTWIDSVQRAGSFVEVAITEVRDDFDYLATAVRELPDTSAPARTVQPSRSLPLAPAGAHSFGR
- a CDS encoding MFS transporter yields the protein MRKLVVLMFTAFVDMVGLVMVLPLLPFYATEFGADALMVGLLVSAFSIAQLLSAPFWGRLSDIRGRRPAILTGLLVSAVAYVIFAYAGSLLLLLLSRLVQGFGGGTIGVVQAYVADASEPHDRAKALGWLSAATSLGAVVGPALGSLLVRFYGRSAPGLAAAGLCVAVAIFAWKYLGEARESLTDSDTHPATHPATSGGAITRVLRSPLEPASRLIWIYAIAIGAFYGTVPVLPLLLADRLAVTETTIGYLFMYLGGMGLVIRSTILGPMVERLGEIRLCRLGLALLATGLALLWVTFTYPVLFVSLTLMPLGTAFTFPCVTSLLTRAIRRRERGLYLGVQASFGGVSRVAFPIAVGLAMDRLGAGVAYLMAGLLVGASVWLTTALDLPSEG